In Thermodesulfobacteriota bacterium, a genomic segment contains:
- a CDS encoding ABC transporter ATP-binding protein, whose amino-acid sequence DRTVELIFKLKDLGTTILAVEHIMRVIMNISDRIVVLNYGEKIAEGRPAQVAADPTVIQAYLGEAAA is encoded by the coding sequence GGACCGGACGGTGGAGCTCATCTTCAAGCTCAAGGACCTTGGCACCACGATCCTCGCGGTCGAGCACATCATGCGGGTCATCATGAACATCAGCGACCGGATCGTGGTCTTGAACTATGGCGAGAAGATCGCCGAGGGCCGGCCCGCCCAGGTGGCGGCCGACCCGACGGTGATCCAGGCGTACCTGGGAGAGGCGGCAGCATGA